A single window of Periplaneta americana isolate PAMFEO1 chromosome 14, P.americana_PAMFEO1_priV1, whole genome shotgun sequence DNA harbors:
- the LOC138713335 gene encoding zinc finger protein 501-like isoform X2, producing MCVGDGLPAQICEHCVHQLDTSYSFKLQCENSDTALRQFLKEKECNVQVVQETSDENHHSESAVSNGPECWERVSVKVEVKELPGVVCSLQQTNDRCSRPNTSSRRNVKRLSSCKKTPNNSTAIAQMLMSKDSDELIKEKKLRNVENEHNEVKPMRKKYICQDCGRWFPQKSNLIAHTRTHTGEKPFSCNKCGKCFGRRSTLQDHMKTHTGEKPYLCEECGKHFARSSHLKVHLKVHSGERPFACDECGKSFVHGCHLKDHLITHSGDKPFCCTECGKCFSSSSIFKRHLMRHSGERPFVCNECGKRFSGSSDLYIHTRTHTGDKRYCCAECGKRFLLGCHLKDHMKIHSGEKPYSCLECGKCFARKQVLNKHRKSHH from the exons ATGTGTGTTGGTGACGGCCTTCCCGCACAGATCTGTGAACATTGTGTACATCAGCTAGACACATCTTACAGCTTCAAGTTACAATGCGAAAATTCTGACACAGCATTAAGGCAGTTTCTGAAAGAAAAGGAGTGTAATGTTCAAGTAGTTCAG GAAACATCAGACGAAAACCATCACTCAGAAAGTGCTGTCTCTAATGGTCCAGAGTGCTGGGAAAGAGTGTCCGTTAAAGTTGAAGTCAAAGA GTTACCAGGCGTCGTGTGTTCTTTGCAACAAACCAATGATCGCTGTTCTAGACCCAATACTTCTTCCAGAAGAAACGTCAAAAGGTTAAGTTCATGTAAAAAAACACCCAACAACTCGACAGCTATCGCTCAGATGTTAATGTCTAAAGACAGTGACGagttaataaaagagaaaaaattgcGTAATGTTGAAAACGAACATAATGAAGTGAAACCAATGAGAAAGAAGTACATCTGTCAAGACTGCGGCAGATGGTTTCCACAGAAAAGTAATCTGATAGCTCACACAAGAACTCATACCGGGGAGAAGCCATTTTCATGCAATAAGTGCGGAAAGTGCTTTGGGAGAAGAAGCACCTTGCAAGACCACATGAAAACTCACACTGGAGAAAAGCCTTATTTGTGCGAAGAGTGTGGAAAGCATTTCGCTAGAAGTAGTCACCTGAAAGTGCACTTGAAAGTACATTCCGGTGAAAGGCCTTTCGCGTGTGATGAGTGTGGGAAGAGTTTTGTTCATGGTTGTCATTTGAAGGATCATTTAATTACGCATTCAGGAGATAAGCCTTTTTGTTGTACCGAATGTGGAAAATGTttcagtagtagcagtattttTAAGCGGCATTTGATGAGACATTCCGGTGAAAGGCCATTTGTATGTAACGAATGTGGAAAACGATTTAGTGGTAGCAGTGACTTATACATTCACACCAGAACCCATACTGGAGACAAGCGTTACTGTTGTGCGGAATGCGGCAAAAGATTTCTTCTAGGTTGTCATCTGAAAGATCACATGAAGATACATTCTGGGGAAAAACCTTACTCTTGTTTAGAATGTGGAAAATGTTTTGCACGTAAACAAGTTCTCAATAAACATCGCAAATCTCATCATTAA
- the LOC138713335 gene encoding zinc finger protein 501-like isoform X1: MALNFSRICRLCMIQNDLLLPLFDQQDAPNLPTRIMALAPKIKMCVGDGLPAQICEHCVHQLDTSYSFKLQCENSDTALRQFLKEKECNVQVVQETSDENHHSESAVSNGPECWERVSVKVEVKELPGVVCSLQQTNDRCSRPNTSSRRNVKRLSSCKKTPNNSTAIAQMLMSKDSDELIKEKKLRNVENEHNEVKPMRKKYICQDCGRWFPQKSNLIAHTRTHTGEKPFSCNKCGKCFGRRSTLQDHMKTHTGEKPYLCEECGKHFARSSHLKVHLKVHSGERPFACDECGKSFVHGCHLKDHLITHSGDKPFCCTECGKCFSSSSIFKRHLMRHSGERPFVCNECGKRFSGSSDLYIHTRTHTGDKRYCCAECGKRFLLGCHLKDHMKIHSGEKPYSCLECGKCFARKQVLNKHRKSHH, translated from the exons ATGGCCCTTAATTTTAGTAGAATATGCCGCCTGTGTATGATACAAAATGACTTATTATTGCCTCTATTTGACCAACAAGATGCACCAAATCTTCCTACAAGAATCATGGCATTGGCACCGAAAATAAAG ATGTGTGTTGGTGACGGCCTTCCCGCACAGATCTGTGAACATTGTGTACATCAGCTAGACACATCTTACAGCTTCAAGTTACAATGCGAAAATTCTGACACAGCATTAAGGCAGTTTCTGAAAGAAAAGGAGTGTAATGTTCAAGTAGTTCAG GAAACATCAGACGAAAACCATCACTCAGAAAGTGCTGTCTCTAATGGTCCAGAGTGCTGGGAAAGAGTGTCCGTTAAAGTTGAAGTCAAAGA GTTACCAGGCGTCGTGTGTTCTTTGCAACAAACCAATGATCGCTGTTCTAGACCCAATACTTCTTCCAGAAGAAACGTCAAAAGGTTAAGTTCATGTAAAAAAACACCCAACAACTCGACAGCTATCGCTCAGATGTTAATGTCTAAAGACAGTGACGagttaataaaagagaaaaaattgcGTAATGTTGAAAACGAACATAATGAAGTGAAACCAATGAGAAAGAAGTACATCTGTCAAGACTGCGGCAGATGGTTTCCACAGAAAAGTAATCTGATAGCTCACACAAGAACTCATACCGGGGAGAAGCCATTTTCATGCAATAAGTGCGGAAAGTGCTTTGGGAGAAGAAGCACCTTGCAAGACCACATGAAAACTCACACTGGAGAAAAGCCTTATTTGTGCGAAGAGTGTGGAAAGCATTTCGCTAGAAGTAGTCACCTGAAAGTGCACTTGAAAGTACATTCCGGTGAAAGGCCTTTCGCGTGTGATGAGTGTGGGAAGAGTTTTGTTCATGGTTGTCATTTGAAGGATCATTTAATTACGCATTCAGGAGATAAGCCTTTTTGTTGTACCGAATGTGGAAAATGTttcagtagtagcagtattttTAAGCGGCATTTGATGAGACATTCCGGTGAAAGGCCATTTGTATGTAACGAATGTGGAAAACGATTTAGTGGTAGCAGTGACTTATACATTCACACCAGAACCCATACTGGAGACAAGCGTTACTGTTGTGCGGAATGCGGCAAAAGATTTCTTCTAGGTTGTCATCTGAAAGATCACATGAAGATACATTCTGGGGAAAAACCTTACTCTTGTTTAGAATGTGGAAAATGTTTTGCACGTAAACAAGTTCTCAATAAACATCGCAAATCTCATCATTAA
- the LOC138713989 gene encoding zinc finger protein 723-like, which produces MTLDFENICRLCMAKVGPLVSIFDEEGLLSYRIMSIVPLVKIFDGDGLPSRVCQHCMHQVNIFHRFQLKCEHSDAELRRHLKILQRYDKSCSGTSVVNTVKEETSDDSHNTEEVLDGDFQTEDQHDTEHKTKSVDENDAIQDKFCELTTERNMLLNNVGTDKRDVTSATQFNTTFMKNSENSDEALNAKANSDTSICKINSEHEDEVHICNSELLVCHMCGKIFPCKSKLREHSTKHTGVRPYVCGRCGKRFTRRSSLNVHMLSHTGQKPHGCETCGKQFTQLSSLKNHALIHTGQKPRVCEICGKRFARLDNLKSHVLIHTAHKSYVCEVCGKMFNKLSLLKTHAMIHMERKPLFCDVCGKSFLNVYSFKTHALIHRGEKPFSCGICKKSFTLKNSLKIHIQTHTGLKPHECGVCGKRFSQSHSLKTHAVVHTGQKPFSCQICGKCFKQRHTLKKHTTVHSV; this is translated from the exons ATGACTTTGGACTTCGAAAATATTTGTCGCCTATGTATGGCGAAAGTGGGTCCACTGGTTTCAATATTTGATGAAGAAGGACTTCTTTCATACAGAATCATGTCTATTGTGCCACTGGTAAAA ATATTCGATGGAGATGGATTGCCCTCCCGGGTATGTCAGCATTGTATGCACCAAGTTAACATCTTTCACAGATTTCAACTTAAGTGTGAGCATTCTGACGCTGAACTGCGGAGACATTTGAAAATTCTCCAGCGATATGACAAGTCGTGCTCTGGAACATCAGTAGTG AATACTGTGAAAGAAGAAACTTCAGACGACTCTCACAACACAGAGGAAGTTCTTGATGGTGATTTTCAAACTGAAGACCAACAT GATACTGAACACAAAACGAAAAGTGTTGATGAAAACGATGCCATTCAAGATAAATTTTGCGAGTTGACAACTGAGAGAAATAT GTTGCTGAATAATGTGGGTACTGATAAAAGAGATGTCACATCTGCAACCCAATTCAACACCACATTTATGAAGAATAGTGAAAATAGTGATGAAGCATTAAACGCTAAAGCAAATAGTGACACTAGCATATGTAAAATTAATTCTGAACACGAAGATGAAGTGCATATCTGCAATAGTGAACTACTCGTTTGTCACATGTGCGgtaaaatatttccatgcaaaagCAAACTCAGAGAACATTCGACAAAACATACTGGAGTAAGGCCGTATGTTTGTGGCCGATGTGGAAAGAGATTTACAAGGCGAAGCAGTTTAAATGTCCACATGCTGTCACACACAGGCCAGAAACCACATGGCTGTGAGACGTGCGGAAAACAGTTCACGCAACTGAGTAGCTTGAAGAATCATGCACTTATCCACACAGGACAGAAACCGAGAGTTTGTGAAATATGCGGTAAAAGATTTGCAAGGTTAGATAACTTAAAATCACATGTTCTCATACATACTGCGCATAAATCTTACGTGTGTGAGGTATGTGGAAAGATGTTCAATAAGCTGTCACTACTAAAGACGCATGCAATGATTCATATGGAAAGAAAACCTCTATTTTGTGATGTGTGTGGTAAAAGTTTCTTGAATGTCTATAGTTTCAAGACTCACGCACTAATTCACAGAGGTGAAAAACCATTCAGCTGTGGAATatgcaagaaaagctttacattgAAAAACAGTTTGAAAATTCACATTCAGACGCATACAGGTTTGAAACCCCATGAGTGTGGTGTGTGCGGCAAAAGATTTTCACAGTCTCACAGCCTAAAAACACATGCTGTTGTACATACAGGACAGAAACCATTCTCCTGCCAGATTTGTGGCAAATGTTTCAAGCAAAGACATACACTTAAAAAACACACAACAGTGCACAGTGTTTAA